Proteins encoded together in one Paracidovorax wautersii window:
- a CDS encoding Lrp/AsnC family transcriptional regulator — MEHLELDGTDLRLLDLLQTDASLSNQTLAALAHVSPPTCLRRVKRLHDLGLIERQVAILRPDRLAALQGHGLTAFVEVTLDRQGAELLDAFEARAVAEAAVQQCWRVAPGPDFMLVVHTRDMPGYLALTQRLFTGDANVRNVKAFFGVKRAKFDTKVPIAPAE; from the coding sequence ATGGAACACCTGGAACTTGATGGCACCGATCTGCGCCTTCTCGATCTGCTGCAGACCGACGCCAGCCTCAGCAACCAGACGCTGGCCGCGCTGGCCCACGTGTCGCCGCCCACCTGCCTGCGGCGGGTGAAGCGGTTGCATGACCTGGGTCTGATCGAGCGCCAGGTGGCCATCCTGCGGCCCGACCGGCTGGCCGCACTGCAGGGCCATGGGCTGACGGCTTTCGTCGAGGTGACACTGGACCGGCAAGGCGCGGAACTGCTGGACGCCTTCGAGGCCCGCGCCGTGGCCGAGGCGGCGGTGCAGCAGTGCTGGCGGGTGGCGCCAGGGCCGGACTTCATGCTGGTGGTCCACACGCGGGACATGCCCGGCTACCTGGCACTCACGCAGCGGCTCTTCACCGGCGATGCCAACGTGCGCAACGTGAAGGCGTTCTTCGGGGTGAAGCGCGCCAAATTCGATACAAAAGTGCCCATAGCGCCCGCAGAATAA